The following are from one region of the Anaerolineae bacterium genome:
- the pgl gene encoding 6-phosphogluconolactonase: MSTIRTFSNPAELAEAAAQHVVAKAQEAIAARGRFVLALSGGSTPAAVYSRLAEPDMIDQLDWLVTHVFWGDERAVPPTHEDSNYRMACDTLLDHVPIPPQNIHRISGEMPPAAAAAEYEAKLRDFFKAVLGDRQQLLPRFDLVLLGMGEDGHTASLFPGAPAIREERRWVAAYHVDSLKAWRITLTPVAINAAHQVTFLVTGAEKAARLRQVLYGPYQPTVLPAQIVRPDKGRLLWMIDEAAAGSL; this comes from the coding sequence ATGAGCACGATACGCACCTTCTCTAACCCGGCGGAACTGGCTGAAGCGGCAGCGCAGCATGTAGTCGCCAAGGCCCAGGAAGCGATAGCGGCGCGTGGTCGGTTTGTGCTGGCGCTTTCCGGTGGCAGTACTCCGGCGGCGGTGTACTCCCGCCTGGCTGAACCGGACATGATCGATCAGCTGGACTGGCTGGTGACGCATGTGTTCTGGGGCGATGAGCGTGCGGTGCCGCCGACCCACGAAGATAGCAACTACCGGATGGCCTGCGACACTCTGCTGGATCATGTGCCGATTCCCCCGCAGAATATCCACCGTATCAGCGGCGAGATGCCCCCGGCGGCGGCAGCTGCCGAGTACGAGGCCAAGCTGCGCGATTTCTTCAAGGCTGTGCTGGGGGACCGCCAGCAGCTTCTGCCGCGCTTTGACCTCGTTCTGCTGGGTATGGGCGAGGACGGGCACACGGCCTCGCTGTTCCCCGGCGCACCAGCCATCCGCGAAGAGCGACGCTGGGTGGCGGCATACCATGTTGACAGCCTGAAGGCCTGGCGGATCACATTGACGCCGGTTGCTATCAATGCCGCCCACCAGGTGACCTTCCTGGTGACCGGCGCGGAGAAAGCGGCGCGTCTGCGCCAGGTGCTCTATGGCCCTTACCAGCCGACGGTGCTGCCTGCTCAGATCGTCCGCCCGGACAAGGGCCGTCTGCTCTGGATGATTGACGAGGCCGCCGCCGGGAGTCTATAG
- the zwf gene encoding glucose-6-phosphate dehydrogenase: protein MSENTTIVIFGASGDLTSRKLVPALLHLYCKGRLPKDIRVIGSARRPWSDDQFRQTLREHAEQFMGAAFDPALWPSFADRLFYVPGSLNELDDFRKLDRTLVRLEGGPANRLYYLSVGPELYEAAIRNLAEADMARERDGCWRRVVIEKPFGQDRASARALNNVVHAAFEEHQVYRIDHYLGKETAQNILFLRFANTIFEPVWNRRYVDHVQISVTETVDVGHRAGYYDGSGVLRDMFQNHLLQLLSLVAMEPPASFEADAVRNEKAKVLSAIRPINLADTIRAQYRGYRDAEGVAPDSRTPTYAALRLYIDNWRWKGVPFYLRSGKALRAKASQISIQFQRPPHVMFDLPPDFKLTPNILAMCIQPDEGVHLKFQVKVPDSAQAMRPVDMEFHYQTAFNGESLPDAYERLLLDALQGDASLFARSDEIELAWGIIDPVIQGWEASPEISPLLTYKPGTWGPEQADAFIAAEDRRWWHGCGDPMSKDEA, encoded by the coding sequence ATGAGCGAGAATACCACTATCGTTATCTTTGGTGCGTCGGGTGACCTGACCAGCCGCAAACTGGTCCCGGCGTTGTTACACCTGTACTGCAAAGGTCGCTTGCCGAAGGACATCAGGGTGATTGGTTCGGCACGGCGGCCCTGGAGCGATGACCAGTTCCGGCAAACGCTGCGCGAGCACGCCGAGCAGTTCATGGGGGCGGCGTTTGACCCGGCGCTGTGGCCATCGTTTGCTGACCGGCTATTCTATGTCCCCGGCAGTCTGAATGAGCTGGATGACTTCAGGAAGCTGGATCGCACCCTGGTCAGGCTGGAGGGCGGGCCAGCCAACCGGTTGTACTACCTTTCGGTCGGCCCGGAACTCTACGAGGCGGCCATCCGCAACCTGGCGGAAGCGGATATGGCCCGCGAGCGGGATGGCTGCTGGCGGCGGGTGGTGATCGAGAAGCCGTTCGGCCAGGATCGTGCCTCAGCGCGGGCGCTGAACAACGTTGTGCATGCCGCGTTTGAAGAACATCAGGTGTACCGGATTGATCACTACCTGGGCAAGGAAACAGCCCAGAACATCCTGTTCCTGCGCTTTGCCAACACCATTTTTGAGCCGGTCTGGAACCGACGCTATGTTGACCATGTGCAGATTTCAGTGACGGAAACGGTTGATGTCGGGCACCGCGCCGGGTACTACGATGGCTCCGGTGTGCTGCGCGACATGTTCCAGAACCACCTGCTGCAACTGTTGTCGCTGGTGGCAATGGAACCGCCGGCCTCCTTTGAGGCGGACGCCGTGCGCAACGAAAAGGCCAAGGTGTTGAGCGCCATCCGGCCAATTAACCTGGCGGATACCATCCGCGCCCAGTACCGCGGCTACCGCGACGCTGAGGGTGTGGCGCCAGATTCACGGACTCCGACCTACGCGGCGCTCAGGCTGTATATCGACAACTGGCGCTGGAAGGGCGTGCCGTTCTATCTGCGGTCGGGCAAGGCGCTCCGGGCCAAGGCCAGCCAGATCAGCATCCAGTTTCAGCGCCCGCCGCACGTCATGTTTGATCTGCCGCCGGACTTCAAGTTGACCCCCAACATCCTGGCTATGTGCATCCAACCCGATGAAGGCGTGCATCTGAAGTTTCAGGTCAAGGTGCCCGATTCGGCGCAGGCGATGCGTCCGGTGGACATGGAATTTCACTATCAGACGGCTTTCAACGGCGAGTCGTTGCCTGACGCCTACGAACGGCTGCTGCTGGACGCCCTGCAGGGGGATGCTTCCCTGTTTGCCCGCAGCGACGAGATCGAACTGGCCTGGGGTATCATTGATCCGGTGATTCAGGGCTGGGAGGCTTCGCCGGAAATCTCGCCCCTCCTGACGTACAAACCGGGCACCTGGGGGCCGGAGCAGGCTGACGCCTTTATAGCAGCCGAAGATCGCCGCTGGTGGCACGGCTGCGGGGATCCTATGAGCAAGGATGAAGCATGA
- the rpiA gene encoding ribose-5-phosphate isomerase RpiA, whose protein sequence is MEIAELKRQAAERAVDFVESGMVVGLGEGSTAIFAIRRIGQLIAAGALTDILGVPCSRNVEETARALGIPLTTLDDHPAIDLTIDGADEVDPALNLIKGGGGALLREKMVAQASRREIIVVDHSKLSAALGIRWPLPIEVLEFGWKAQLRFLEGLGGQPVLRCRADGSPYRTDQGGFILDTRFGPIADPWALAAQLDARAGIIGHGLFLGLATDLIVASPDGVRHVRRS, encoded by the coding sequence ATGGAGATCGCGGAACTCAAGCGTCAGGCGGCAGAACGTGCGGTGGACTTCGTTGAATCGGGCATGGTTGTCGGGCTGGGGGAGGGCAGCACGGCGATTTTCGCGATCCGCCGGATCGGGCAACTGATCGCTGCTGGCGCGTTAACGGATATTCTAGGCGTGCCCTGCTCCCGCAACGTTGAAGAAACGGCGCGCGCTCTGGGCATTCCCTTGACTACCCTCGATGATCATCCGGCCATTGATCTGACGATCGATGGCGCCGATGAGGTTGACCCGGCCCTTAATCTGATCAAGGGCGGCGGCGGGGCGCTGTTGCGGGAGAAAATGGTCGCTCAGGCCAGCCGGCGGGAGATCATCGTGGTCGATCACTCCAAGCTTTCGGCGGCACTGGGCATCCGCTGGCCGTTGCCGATTGAGGTGCTGGAATTCGGCTGGAAGGCTCAACTGCGCTTCCTGGAAGGGCTGGGTGGCCAGCCAGTGCTGCGCTGCCGGGCTGACGGTTCGCCCTACCGGACGGATCAGGGCGGCTTCATTCTGGACACGCGCTTTGGCCCGATCGCCGATCCCTGGGCACTGGCGGCACAACTGGATGCACGGGCAGGGATCATCGGGCATGGATTGTTCCTGGGCCTGGCAACCGATCTGATTGTGGCCAGCCCGGATGGCGTCCGGCACGTACGGCGCTCGTGA
- a CDS encoding peptidase M4 family protein: protein MHTGPHFPIQCIVPPHMLQNIAQNGTDEQRTWAIGTLTQSEQFRGQRLATQQFAVMGLSMVTGGGLNRSVFNARYTTELPGSLARGEGDPPTGDPAVDEAYDGAGTTYEFYRQAYGRDSIDGQGMALLSTVHFGIGYDNAFWNGKQMVYGDGDEDLPENMRLFNRFTAAVDIIAHELTHGMTQYESRLNYFEQPGALNESLSDVFGALTKQYLLRHTADQADWIIGAGLFTANVSGVGIRSLKAPGTAYDDPVLGKDPQPAHMNQYKNVSYDNGGVHINSGIPNHAFYVTARELGGFAWEKAGYIWYITQRDKLSAKSDFQAVANLTYQVAASLYGSGSLEQQAVRTGWQEVGINVSTDTEPPTTPPTEEPAGCRQTLINLLMGRRS, encoded by the coding sequence ATGCACACCGGCCCGCACTTCCCGATCCAGTGTATCGTGCCGCCACATATGCTGCAGAATATCGCACAGAATGGCACCGACGAACAGCGTACCTGGGCAATCGGCACGCTGACCCAATCCGAGCAATTCCGCGGGCAGCGGCTGGCTACCCAGCAATTCGCTGTCATGGGTTTGAGCATGGTCACCGGTGGGGGACTGAACCGCTCCGTGTTCAACGCGCGGTATACCACCGAACTACCCGGCTCTCTGGCCCGTGGCGAAGGCGATCCGCCCACCGGCGATCCGGCTGTGGATGAGGCATATGACGGCGCGGGCACAACCTATGAGTTCTACCGGCAGGCTTATGGCCGGGATTCAATTGACGGCCAAGGGATGGCGCTGCTGTCGACCGTGCATTTTGGCATCGGCTATGACAACGCCTTCTGGAACGGCAAGCAGATGGTCTATGGCGATGGCGACGAAGACCTGCCGGAGAACATGCGATTGTTCAACCGCTTCACGGCTGCCGTGGACATCATCGCCCATGAGCTAACTCACGGCATGACGCAGTATGAATCGCGCCTGAATTACTTTGAGCAGCCGGGCGCGTTGAACGAGTCGCTCTCCGATGTGTTCGGGGCGCTGACCAAGCAGTACCTGCTCCGCCACACCGCCGACCAGGCGGACTGGATCATCGGCGCTGGGCTGTTCACCGCCAATGTCAGCGGTGTCGGTATCCGTTCGCTCAAGGCGCCGGGTACTGCCTACGATGACCCGGTGCTGGGCAAGGACCCCCAGCCGGCCCACATGAACCAGTACAAAAACGTCTCCTACGACAACGGTGGGGTACACATCAATTCCGGCATTCCCAACCACGCTTTCTATGTCACCGCCAGGGAACTGGGCGGCTTTGCCTGGGAAAAAGCGGGCTATATCTGGTACATCACACAGCGGGACAAATTGAGCGCCAAATCCGACTTTCAGGCGGTAGCCAACCTGACCTACCAGGTCGCCGCTTCGCTCTATGGCAGCGGCAGCCTGGAGCAACAGGCCGTCAGGACCGGCTGGCAGGAAGTTGGCATCAATGTGTCGACCGATACCGAGCCGCCAACTACTCCGCCCACCGAAGAACCTGCCGGCTGCCGCCAGACGCTGATCAATCTGTTGATGGGCCGACGGAGCTAG
- a CDS encoding glucose-6-phosphate isomerase, with the protein MSTPGAYQTDVENALTGLRAARVVARLWAHDHTVWKPDPTEITNRLGWLHLPETMRPQLADIADFVAEVRAAGYTQALLLGMGGSSLAPELFSRALGDSGGGLRLEVLDSTDPGAVVARTQACDPRRTLYIVSTKSGGTVETLSFFKYCYNLVAAEVGPEQAGQHFIVITDPGSTLEALACDYRFRRTFLNDPTIGGRYSALSLFGLIPAALVGADVARLLDRAGEMAESCRNPDVTANPGAYLGAVMGALARAGRDKLTLALPPAIASLGDWIEQLVAESTGKDGVGILPVVGEPLDAPETYGADRLFVAVTLDGDAGSSTALSALEAAGHPVVRLAMSDRYDLGQQFMLWEFATAVAGHLLGINPFDQPDVEAAKVLARQAVDAFRTTGRLPEVPAMPPRPADLRGFLASGRPGDYIALQAYLTPSGEIGAALQALQGQLRRETGLAVTVGYGPRFLHSTGQLHKGDGGRGLFIQLVGASEPDVLIPDVAGQPGGSLSFGTLIRAQANGDYGALQKAGRRVARFDLGADVIGGLRSLLAQA; encoded by the coding sequence ATGAGCACGCCGGGCGCTTACCAAACCGATGTTGAGAATGCGCTGACCGGATTGCGGGCGGCGCGGGTTGTCGCCCGCCTCTGGGCGCACGATCATACGGTCTGGAAGCCGGACCCGACCGAAATCACCAACCGGTTGGGCTGGCTGCACCTGCCGGAAACCATGCGTCCGCAACTGGCGGACATCGCTGATTTTGTCGCGGAGGTTCGCGCTGCCGGGTACACCCAGGCCCTGCTGCTGGGGATGGGTGGTTCCAGCCTGGCCCCGGAGCTTTTCAGCCGGGCGCTGGGCGATTCCGGCGGTGGGCTACGGCTGGAGGTGCTGGATAGCACCGATCCGGGTGCGGTCGTTGCCAGGACACAGGCCTGCGATCCCCGCCGGACGCTGTATATTGTCTCCACCAAGTCGGGCGGGACGGTGGAGACGCTTTCGTTCTTCAAGTATTGCTACAACCTTGTCGCGGCGGAAGTGGGGCCGGAACAGGCCGGGCAGCACTTCATTGTCATCACCGATCCGGGCAGCACGCTGGAAGCGCTGGCCTGCGATTACCGCTTCCGCCGGACGTTTCTCAACGATCCCACTATCGGCGGGCGTTATTCGGCACTGTCCCTGTTCGGCTTGATCCCGGCGGCGCTGGTCGGCGCGGATGTCGCGCGGCTGCTAGACCGCGCCGGGGAGATGGCTGAGTCCTGCCGCAATCCGGATGTCACCGCCAATCCCGGCGCCTACCTGGGGGCGGTGATGGGGGCATTGGCCAGGGCAGGCCGCGACAAGCTCACCCTGGCGCTGCCCCCGGCAATCGCCAGCCTGGGCGACTGGATCGAGCAACTCGTGGCAGAAAGCACCGGCAAGGACGGGGTTGGCATTCTGCCGGTGGTGGGTGAACCGCTGGATGCTCCGGAGACTTACGGCGCGGATCGCCTGTTTGTTGCTGTGACCCTGGACGGAGACGCCGGGTCAAGCACGGCGCTGAGCGCACTGGAAGCTGCCGGGCATCCTGTTGTCCGGCTGGCGATGAGTGACCGCTACGATCTGGGCCAGCAGTTCATGCTATGGGAGTTTGCCACTGCCGTCGCCGGGCATCTGCTGGGCATTAACCCATTTGACCAGCCTGATGTAGAAGCAGCCAAAGTCCTGGCACGGCAGGCGGTGGACGCTTTTAGAACGACCGGACGCCTGCCAGAAGTCCCGGCTATGCCTCCGCGCCCCGCAGACCTGAGGGGTTTTCTGGCTTCAGGCCGACCGGGTGATTACATCGCCCTGCAGGCGTATCTGACACCGAGCGGGGAGATCGGGGCTGCCTTGCAGGCGCTGCAGGGCCAGTTGCGGCGGGAAACCGGCCTGGCGGTGACCGTCGGCTACGGGCCGCGCTTCCTGCATTCGACGGGGCAGCTGCACAAGGGCGATGGTGGGCGCGGGCTGTTCATCCAGCTGGTAGGGGCCAGCGAGCCGGACGTCCTGATCCCGGATGTGGCCGGACAGCCCGGCGGGAGTCTTTCCTTCGGCACGCTGATTCGGGCGCAGGCTAACGGCGACTATGGCGCGTTACAGAAAGCCGGTCGGCGGGTGGCGCGCTTCGATCTCGGCGCGGACGTCATTGGGGGGCTACGAAGCCTGCTGGCCCAGGCGTAA
- the tal gene encoding transaldolase: MTILHALAALGQSIWYDNIRRGLLDSGEFQALLDEGVLGVTSNPTIFEKAIAQSSDYDEAMQALITSGASVNDIYEALAIEDIKRAADMLRPIYDRTDGLDGYVSLEVSPLLAHDTAETVAQARRLFRTLGRPNVMIKVPATPAGIPAIKTLIGEGININVTLIFSLSQYEAVTGAYLDGLEALVAAGGDPHRVASVASFFVSRVDTKVDKLLEARGATSLLGKTAIANSKVVYARFKEIFAGPRWQALTNRGARVQRPLWASTSTKNPAYPDTMYVDELIGPHTVNTVPPATLDAILDHGRAALTLEADLEAARAQLAALADLGIDLEAATQELQDEGVEAFARSFESLLASVEAKRAQLLERGA, encoded by the coding sequence ATGACCATATTGCATGCTCTGGCTGCTTTGGGCCAGTCAATCTGGTACGACAATATCCGCCGCGGCCTGCTGGACTCAGGGGAATTCCAGGCCCTGCTGGACGAGGGTGTTCTGGGGGTGACTTCTAATCCGACTATCTTTGAGAAGGCGATCGCCCAGAGCAGCGACTACGACGAAGCAATGCAGGCCCTGATTACCAGCGGCGCGAGCGTGAACGATATTTACGAGGCGCTGGCGATTGAGGACATCAAGCGGGCGGCGGATATGTTGCGCCCGATCTACGATCGGACTGACGGCCTGGACGGGTATGTCAGTCTGGAGGTCAGCCCGTTGCTCGCCCATGACACGGCGGAAACAGTGGCACAGGCGCGTCGCCTGTTTCGCACGCTGGGGCGCCCGAACGTTATGATCAAAGTCCCGGCTACACCGGCCGGTATACCCGCCATCAAGACCCTGATCGGCGAGGGCATCAATATCAACGTCACCCTGATCTTCTCGCTGAGCCAGTACGAAGCCGTGACCGGCGCTTATCTGGATGGTCTGGAGGCCCTGGTCGCTGCTGGCGGCGATCCCCATCGCGTTGCTTCGGTAGCGTCGTTTTTTGTCAGTCGCGTGGATACCAAGGTGGATAAATTGCTGGAAGCCAGAGGCGCGACATCGCTGTTGGGGAAGACGGCTATCGCCAACTCCAAGGTGGTCTACGCACGCTTCAAGGAAATCTTTGCCGGACCGCGCTGGCAGGCGCTGACTAACCGGGGAGCGCGTGTGCAACGCCCGTTGTGGGCCAGTACCAGCACCAAGAACCCGGCTTACCCGGATACGATGTATGTGGATGAACTGATCGGCCCGCACACGGTCAACACCGTGCCGCCGGCTACGCTGGACGCCATCCTCGATCATGGCCGCGCGGCGCTGACGCTGGAGGCGGATCTTGAGGCGGCGCGGGCGCAACTGGCGGCGCTGGCCGATCTGGGTATCGACCTGGAAGCCGCCACACAGGAATTGCAGGACGAGGGCGTGGAAGCCTTTGCCCGATCGTTTGAGAGTCTGCTGGCGAGCGTGGAAGCCAAGCGGGCGCAACTCCTGGAGAGGGGCGCATGA
- a CDS encoding SDR family oxidoreductase, whose product MFTLTDQVVVVTGATGNLGSATVRALQQAGARLALVDRSIDASFDQHFPALAGMPERYLPLKADLTDEAEVEAMVERTLAHFGVIDGLVNIAGGYRGGTPVHETDPATLQFLFDLNVRTMFLASRAVLPHMIARRKGRIVSVSARAALQGSRNMAAYSLAKAAVVRLTESMAAEVRQYGVNVNAVLPGTIDTPQNRADMPQADFSRWVAPEALADVILFLLSEAARAIHGAAIPVYGLS is encoded by the coding sequence ATGTTCACGTTGACCGATCAGGTGGTTGTCGTTACCGGTGCGACAGGCAACCTGGGCAGCGCCACGGTCAGGGCGCTGCAACAGGCTGGGGCGCGGTTGGCTCTGGTCGATCGCTCCATCGACGCCAGCTTTGACCAGCACTTCCCGGCGCTCGCCGGGATGCCGGAGCGCTACCTCCCGCTGAAGGCTGACCTGACTGATGAGGCGGAAGTTGAGGCGATGGTCGAGCGCACGCTGGCGCACTTCGGGGTGATCGACGGGCTGGTTAACATTGCCGGCGGTTACCGCGGTGGGACGCCTGTTCACGAGACGGACCCTGCCACGCTGCAATTCCTGTTTGACCTGAATGTGCGGACGATGTTCCTGGCTAGCCGGGCTGTTCTGCCCCACATGATCGCCCGCCGGAAGGGCCGGATTGTCAGCGTGAGCGCCCGCGCTGCGCTGCAGGGTAGCCGGAACATGGCGGCTTACAGCCTGGCCAAGGCGGCGGTCGTCCGTCTGACGGAAAGCATGGCCGCTGAGGTCAGGCAGTACGGGGTCAACGTCAACGCCGTTTTGCCGGGGACGATTGACACCCCCCAGAATCGGGCCGACATGCCACAGGCCGATTTCTCCCGCTGGGTCGCGCCGGAGGCGCTGGCAGACGTGATTCTGTTCCTGCTTTCAGAGGCGGCGCGGGCGATTCATGGCGCGGCCATCCCGGTATACGGCCTGTCATGA
- a CDS encoding Stp1/IreP family PP2C-type Ser/Thr phosphatase — MSAHRICVVCGHANLDRATYCFQCGTALEGQPAATPRARRRSQRILRAMRSAEEGEAWAHIEGETPGTALLSRQRLQEPVTCLSCGTFNRPAARYCVACGSPLIVPDEESQLIACVSARTDIGRLRENNEDSIGLWAIKGILLALVADGMGGAAGGEEASRLTVEAVQADFVGEERGGNSLLSLAEELISQKLAAAIQAANLAVIDRVGEDATLRGMGTTATLAYVHGRRALVAHVGDSRAYLVDGEEGWINQITSDHSFVEALLSAGHITEEQAIQHPMRNVLYRALGQTPDTTADMYDRYLKAGDRIVLCTDGLTRHVRPDEIARLVLADNDPEAATRRLIDLANERGGEDNISVVVIQLMSVRDSAADTPAPSLAAAGQPAVSLDEQAREGSSESSAGEASSARDTIELPRPASTKRRKRRSRPAD; from the coding sequence ATGTCCGCGCACAGGATCTGTGTTGTCTGCGGACACGCCAATCTTGACCGCGCGACGTACTGCTTCCAGTGCGGCACTGCGCTAGAGGGGCAGCCCGCCGCGACCCCTCGGGCGCGCCGTCGCAGCCAGCGGATCCTGCGGGCGATGCGTTCCGCCGAGGAAGGCGAAGCTTGGGCGCATATCGAGGGCGAAACGCCGGGGACGGCCCTCCTTTCGCGCCAGCGGTTGCAGGAGCCAGTGACCTGTCTTTCCTGCGGGACGTTCAACCGCCCTGCCGCCCGTTACTGTGTCGCCTGCGGCAGTCCCCTGATTGTGCCGGATGAAGAATCGCAGCTGATCGCCTGTGTCAGCGCCCGTACCGATATTGGCCGCCTGCGCGAAAATAACGAAGATTCCATCGGTCTGTGGGCGATCAAGGGGATTTTGCTGGCGCTGGTCGCTGATGGGATGGGGGGCGCAGCGGGCGGAGAAGAAGCCAGCCGCCTGACGGTGGAGGCCGTACAGGCGGATTTTGTTGGCGAGGAGCGTGGCGGCAACAGCCTGCTCAGCCTGGCCGAGGAACTGATCAGCCAGAAACTGGCTGCGGCCATCCAGGCGGCTAACCTGGCCGTGATCGATCGCGTCGGCGAAGATGCAACACTGCGCGGGATGGGCACCACCGCCACGCTGGCCTACGTGCATGGGCGGCGGGCGCTGGTGGCCCATGTCGGCGATAGCCGCGCTTACCTGGTGGATGGCGAGGAAGGCTGGATCAACCAGATCACGTCTGACCATAGTTTTGTAGAAGCGCTGCTTTCCGCTGGGCACATCACCGAGGAGCAGGCCATACAGCATCCGATGCGCAATGTACTCTACCGGGCGCTGGGTCAGACCCCCGACACCACCGCCGATATGTACGACCGTTACCTCAAGGCTGGCGATCGGATCGTCCTATGCACCGATGGGCTAACCCGCCATGTCCGCCCGGATGAGATCGCCCGGCTGGTGCTGGCAGATAACGACCCGGAAGCGGCGACCCGCCGACTGATCGACCTGGCCAATGAACGCGGCGGCGAGGATAACATCTCGGTGGTGGTGATCCAGCTCATGTCTGTCCGGGACAGTGCTGCGGATACACCAGCGCCATCGCTGGCAGCCGCCGGGCAGCCTGCTGTGTCGCTGGATGAACAGGCCCGCGAAGGTTCCAGCGAGTCCTCTGCCGGCGAAGCGTCATCCGCACGGGATACTATCGAATTACCACGCCCGGCCTCAACGAAGCGGCGGAAGCGCCGGAGCCGTCCTGCCGATTAG
- a CDS encoding phosphodiester glycosidase family protein — protein sequence MPDITYEQTRITHADGQWADVSIVRCPAGRLRFSDLSPSPARIRLRDAAYFRYSKARIRGEQAPEVVAWACLENDHHVQRMFPTLNTISEEGEHFLSANAFITYFLRELLRRGWLRWRTGDWYASVPAQYASWEERAVIILHWLMAENRLWLETGPQSTPPARTGFEGCDPLFHLTPVGRCGYIRDAVRAHYPAAAFNSSFFLLERDDLLSHHSALGDPYGLLVENSTIIRPPLYRRATLWRDTAGHWQIGTIGMEDVRLHLPGEVTLYPEKSGVKPGRRQALFAVNPPGEMPVALYTRHFGVDTVGYPIGYTPVSKGRFELTIIDRTITSWQRGGNLLIPQNGLVISFAAGRDGQPLMALGDLSTNIAALRELIGGGQVRYSFWQPHHEGMISAQQAGPQLIAAGEIARDASIFAREEYWISVEDAEQVHPGIVPTDFPVDLEQTRAARLGIGIDAAGDLVILAVSGTSRGIARPGIDSAGATLLELAGLLQEAGALQAINLDGGGSVQLFAEGGLYNIPGDRRGRQGIVYERLVPTIGLIE from the coding sequence ATGCCTGATATCACATATGAGCAAACGCGGATCACCCACGCTGACGGCCAGTGGGCCGACGTCAGCATCGTGCGTTGCCCGGCGGGCAGACTGCGCTTCAGCGATCTCAGTCCCAGCCCGGCACGCATCCGTCTGCGCGATGCTGCCTACTTTCGCTACAGCAAGGCGCGTATCCGTGGCGAACAGGCGCCAGAAGTAGTTGCCTGGGCTTGCCTGGAAAACGACCACCATGTCCAGCGCATGTTCCCAACCCTGAACACGATCAGCGAAGAGGGCGAACACTTCCTCAGCGCCAACGCCTTCATCACCTACTTCCTGCGGGAATTGCTGCGCCGGGGATGGCTGCGCTGGCGGACGGGCGACTGGTACGCCAGTGTGCCTGCCCAGTACGCCAGCTGGGAAGAACGGGCGGTGATCATCCTGCACTGGTTGATGGCGGAAAATCGTTTGTGGCTAGAGACCGGGCCGCAGAGCACCCCACCGGCTCGAACTGGCTTTGAAGGCTGCGATCCGCTCTTCCATCTCACGCCGGTTGGCCGTTGCGGCTACATCCGGGATGCCGTGCGCGCACACTATCCGGCGGCGGCCTTCAATTCCAGTTTCTTCCTGCTGGAGCGGGATGATCTCCTCAGCCACCACTCCGCGCTTGGCGATCCTTATGGACTACTCGTCGAAAACAGCACGATCATCCGCCCCCCGCTCTACCGCCGCGCAACACTCTGGCGCGACACAGCCGGGCACTGGCAGATCGGGACAATCGGGATGGAAGATGTGCGTCTGCACTTGCCCGGCGAAGTCACGCTCTACCCGGAGAAAAGCGGCGTTAAACCCGGTCGGCGCCAAGCGCTTTTTGCCGTCAACCCGCCCGGCGAAATGCCAGTAGCCCTCTACACCCGCCACTTCGGGGTTGACACGGTGGGCTATCCCATCGGCTACACCCCGGTCAGCAAAGGGCGCTTTGAACTGACGATCATCGATCGCACCATCACCAGCTGGCAACGCGGCGGTAACCTGCTGATTCCCCAGAACGGCCTGGTGATCTCATTCGCCGCAGGGCGGGATGGCCAGCCGCTGATGGCCCTTGGCGATCTCAGCACCAATATCGCCGCCCTGCGGGAGTTGATCGGCGGTGGTCAGGTGCGCTATAGCTTCTGGCAACCACACCACGAGGGGATGATCAGTGCCCAGCAGGCCGGACCACAACTGATCGCAGCTGGCGAGATCGCGCGTGACGCCAGCATCTTCGCCAGGGAAGAATACTGGATCAGCGTGGAAGATGCGGAACAAGTCCACCCTGGCATCGTCCCAACGGACTTTCCGGTAGACCTGGAACAGACGCGGGCCGCCCGCCTGGGGATCGGGATTGACGCTGCCGGCGATCTGGTCATCCTTGCTGTATCCGGTACCAGCCGGGGCATCGCCCGGCCTGGCATCGACAGCGCTGGCGCGACCCTGCTGGAACTGGCCGGATTATTGCAGGAAGCTGGCGCGCTGCAGGCCATCAACCTGGACGGTGGCGGTTCTGTCCAGTTATTTGCAGAAGGCGGGCTGTACAACATCCCTGGCGACCGGCGGGGTCGCCAGGGCATCGTTTACGAGCGTCTGGTGCCAACCATCGGGCTGATCGAATGA